A section of the Paenibacillus odorifer genome encodes:
- a CDS encoding YeiH family protein, translated as MGQSEGLYQPDHNKKVGFALGIGLTLVIALLAKFLAGFPFLSIMGQLVIAILIGIIWRATIGVPNSITHGTDFSSKKLLRLGIILLGMRLNLMDIVAAGPRVFLLAVIVIIFAISVVYGLARLFKVDKRLSILTACGTAICGAAAVVAIAPQIKAKDDETAIGAAIVAILGTIFTLLYTFLYPFLGLSDLGYGVFSGATLHEIAHVIAAADAGGNAAVDMAVIVKLTRVALLVPVAILIGIWSNREERKVQGGAAKASWKSIPIPWFILGFLVVSGVNSLGIVSASVANGIVTIAYMLIAMAMAGLGLNVDLAAFRRLGMKSFAAGLIGSVMLSLVGFMLVHLLALA; from the coding sequence ATGGGTCAATCAGAAGGTTTGTATCAACCAGATCACAACAAAAAGGTTGGGTTTGCATTAGGGATAGGGCTAACCTTAGTTATCGCATTATTGGCGAAATTTTTAGCGGGTTTTCCATTCCTATCTATTATGGGGCAATTGGTCATTGCCATCTTAATCGGGATTATTTGGCGAGCTACGATAGGAGTGCCAAATAGCATCACACATGGCACCGATTTTTCCAGTAAAAAACTGCTTCGTCTAGGGATTATCCTGCTCGGTATGCGGCTTAATCTAATGGATATCGTTGCTGCAGGACCCCGGGTATTTCTTTTGGCAGTCATCGTCATTATATTTGCGATCTCCGTTGTATACGGACTGGCTCGACTGTTCAAAGTAGATAAGCGCCTCAGTATCTTAACTGCCTGCGGAACTGCGATTTGCGGTGCGGCAGCGGTGGTTGCCATCGCTCCACAGATAAAAGCCAAAGATGACGAAACTGCCATTGGTGCAGCTATAGTAGCTATATTAGGCACAATATTTACACTGCTGTACACATTTTTATATCCTTTTCTCGGCTTATCAGATTTAGGTTATGGGGTATTCTCAGGAGCGACTTTACATGAAATTGCTCACGTTATCGCGGCTGCGGATGCTGGTGGAAATGCTGCCGTTGATATGGCGGTCATCGTTAAATTGACCCGGGTGGCCTTACTTGTGCCAGTGGCTATCTTAATTGGGATTTGGTCCAATCGTGAAGAAAGAAAAGTGCAAGGTGGAGCGGCTAAAGCTTCGTGGAAAAGCATTCCAATCCCTTGGTTTATTCTAGGATTTCTAGTCGTCAGTGGTGTGAATTCGTTAGGGATCGTCTCCGCATCAGTAGCCAATGGAATCGTTACGATTGCTTATATGTTAATCGCTATGGCGATGGCAGGGCTTGGGTTAAACGTTGATTTGGCGGCATTTAGACGGCTTGGAATGAAGTCTTTTGCAGCGGGACTTATAGGCTCGGTCATGTTATCTCTAGTTGGATTTATGTTAGTTCACTTACTTGCACTAGCGTAG
- a CDS encoding MerR family transcriptional regulator, translated as MKYCIGEFASILGVTADTLRLYEKHDIVRPTKDNSNNYRYFNDLDARDLLMSRWYRSMEIPLPEVALLMKESSIEQVMGMMQQSRQSLEEEIKQKTMLLNKMNEIHKELKEIESSLYICKLKQLPGMYRLKQTDKNALLKNDIVKSLVNTWMDRLPYAFYSFKIEDAGVLSGDNNFDYSWGLTLPEEEVQKFAMDIDEYVEYISPSTCISAIMLSTDGHYITKKSLQFMIDYIEANGYTIAGDVVGKLMLTEKIEGNNRSYLEVNIPIL; from the coding sequence GTGAAGTATTGCATAGGTGAATTTGCTTCCATTCTCGGGGTAACTGCGGATACGCTGAGATTATACGAGAAACATGATATTGTTAGGCCTACAAAAGATAACAGCAATAATTATAGATATTTTAATGATTTAGATGCAAGGGATCTGTTAATGAGCAGATGGTATCGCAGTATGGAAATTCCATTGCCCGAAGTGGCACTTTTGATGAAGGAGTCCTCTATTGAGCAAGTTATGGGAATGATGCAGCAGTCTCGGCAGAGTTTAGAAGAAGAGATTAAGCAAAAGACGATGCTGCTAAACAAGATGAATGAAATTCATAAAGAGCTTAAGGAAATAGAGTCCTCACTATATATATGTAAACTTAAACAGCTGCCAGGCATGTACAGGCTTAAGCAAACGGATAAAAATGCATTATTAAAAAATGATATCGTAAAAAGCCTCGTCAACACTTGGATGGATAGGCTTCCTTATGCGTTTTATTCTTTTAAGATTGAGGACGCGGGGGTGTTATCCGGTGATAATAACTTTGACTATAGCTGGGGGCTTACCTTACCAGAGGAGGAAGTGCAGAAATTTGCGATGGATATCGATGAATATGTAGAGTACATTAGCCCGAGTACCTGTATCTCTGCTATCATGTTATCTACGGATGGACATTATATCACGAAGAAATCCTTGCAGTTTATGATAGATTACATCGAAGCAAATGGATATACTATAGCGGGTGATGTGGTGGGTAAATTAATGCTTACTGAAAAAATAGAAGGCAATAACCGCTCGTATTTGGAAGTGAATATCCCAATTCTATAA
- a CDS encoding FAD-dependent oxidoreductase — MRNRNFTKKMLMLTFCMVLIVSMLSGCKGNGESANSSSSSFKAGTFAGEAEGKEGVIKVEVTMDEPDKIKDIKIVSQSETGGLGDSALEKIKDQILEGQTLAVDAVSGASLSSEAMLAAVEDAVTKGGGNLEVLKAGGVQKAGEGKTEKLESDVVVVGAGASGVSAAVTAADKGAKVIIIEKTGVIGGASNLSWAGKFYNSSAATDNNLKVNVEKEIADWIVNNHWRVDAAAIRQYVTKSGETYDWLAEKGYKTSFLNFFGEQLHVLPAYETREETLRKMLAESVEQKGGQVITETTAKKLITNEAGEVTGIVAEKSDGTTLEITAKSVVMATGGYAANSEMVKEAFGFEGVNGGLGQNVGEGLKMAWEAGAKVPDNFGGQMLHQTLARATQGLKAQYEPFEASYPLMLTYLPNFMNVGSSGARFRDEAATLTSVAAANTSAFNGAYHMVIVSKSQLAALQSKGMKGVNAPSLPGMPPEFYAEFADQFTLENPWVNAEKVFDSMVENGDGFKGNTIEELATNAGMDVDVFVENYNSYKEATKTGVDTEFGKAADYLEPMGEEGPYYAIVAEINNLGSVGGLLVNTKFQVLNDKRTPVKGLFAVGLESEGVLFNDTYVGNGVGIGYSFTSGRLGGESAANSALKAN, encoded by the coding sequence ATGCGCAACAGAAATTTCACCAAGAAAATGCTCATGTTAACTTTTTGTATGGTGCTGATCGTTTCCATGCTGAGCGGATGCAAAGGAAATGGGGAGTCGGCAAATTCGTCATCATCATCTTTTAAAGCCGGTACATTCGCTGGGGAAGCGGAAGGCAAAGAAGGCGTGATTAAAGTAGAAGTCACTATGGATGAGCCAGATAAAATTAAAGATATCAAGATCGTAAGCCAGTCAGAAACGGGTGGTCTAGGCGATAGTGCACTTGAAAAAATAAAAGATCAAATTCTGGAAGGACAAACCTTGGCAGTAGATGCTGTTAGTGGTGCGAGTCTTTCCAGTGAAGCAATGCTCGCGGCCGTTGAAGATGCCGTAACCAAAGGTGGAGGAAATCTGGAAGTCCTCAAAGCCGGTGGCGTGCAAAAAGCGGGTGAAGGTAAAACGGAAAAGCTTGAATCAGACGTAGTGGTAGTAGGCGCCGGTGCATCTGGTGTGTCCGCAGCGGTAACCGCTGCTGATAAAGGTGCCAAGGTTATTATTATCGAAAAAACAGGAGTTATCGGGGGAGCAAGTAATCTATCCTGGGCTGGTAAGTTCTATAATTCTTCCGCAGCTACTGACAATAATCTTAAAGTAAATGTGGAAAAAGAAATTGCCGATTGGATTGTCAACAATCACTGGAGAGTTGACGCTGCAGCGATTAGACAATACGTAACGAAATCCGGTGAAACTTATGATTGGTTAGCAGAAAAAGGGTATAAAACCAGCTTCCTGAACTTCTTCGGAGAGCAGCTGCATGTACTGCCAGCTTATGAAACCCGTGAAGAGACCCTTCGGAAAATGTTGGCTGAATCGGTTGAACAAAAGGGTGGACAAGTGATCACGGAAACCACTGCCAAAAAGCTGATTACCAATGAAGCAGGAGAAGTTACAGGTATTGTGGCTGAGAAATCAGACGGGACTACTCTTGAAATCACAGCAAAAAGTGTCGTAATGGCAACAGGCGGTTATGCCGCAAATTCGGAAATGGTTAAAGAAGCTTTTGGCTTTGAAGGGGTTAACGGAGGACTAGGTCAGAACGTTGGGGAAGGTCTGAAGATGGCTTGGGAAGCAGGAGCCAAGGTTCCTGATAACTTCGGTGGACAGATGCTGCACCAAACATTAGCCAGAGCAACACAAGGACTAAAAGCACAATATGAGCCTTTTGAAGCAAGTTATCCGCTGATGTTGACGTATCTGCCTAACTTCATGAATGTAGGTTCTTCCGGAGCACGTTTCAGAGATGAAGCAGCGACATTAACATCGGTCGCCGCAGCTAATACGAGTGCATTTAATGGTGCTTATCATATGGTTATCGTATCAAAATCACAATTGGCTGCTCTTCAGTCCAAGGGGATGAAAGGTGTTAACGCACCAAGCCTGCCAGGAATGCCACCAGAATTTTATGCCGAATTTGCAGATCAATTCACGTTAGAGAATCCATGGGTAAATGCAGAAAAGGTCTTTGATTCTATGGTAGAAAACGGAGATGGCTTCAAAGGAAATACAATCGAAGAATTAGCAACAAATGCAGGTATGGATGTAGATGTGTTTGTAGAAAATTACAATAGTTATAAAGAAGCTACAAAAACTGGTGTGGATACTGAATTTGGTAAAGCTGCTGATTATTTAGAGCCAATGGGCGAAGAAGGACCATATTATGCCATCGTCGCTGAAATCAACAACTTGGGTTCTGTAGGTGGCTTGCTAGTAAACACTAAGTTCCAAGTGCTAAATGATAAACGTACACCAGTAAAAGGATTGTTTGCTGTAGGGCTTGAATCGGAAGGCGTATTATTCAACGATACCTATGTTGGCAATGGGGTTGGAATTGGTTATTCCTTTACCTCAGGTCGTCTAGGTGGAGAGAGCGCGGCAAACAGTGCTTTGAAAGCTAATTAA
- a CDS encoding MarR family winged helix-turn-helix transcriptional regulator — protein MNKQLQKMNLIDLLSEKHLALRKIVTDKDPDQINKTESHILAVLEAREMLSISEISRIIHISRQGTHKSIQGMLSRGYVEAVEVEGNQRDKNIVLTPKGIECNNRMMITKIELEQQIAAKLGVTNVELLKSLLKEDWL, from the coding sequence ATGAATAAGCAGCTGCAAAAAATGAACCTGATCGATTTACTCAGTGAGAAGCATCTAGCTTTACGTAAAATAGTGACAGACAAAGACCCGGATCAAATTAATAAGACCGAATCCCACATTCTTGCAGTTCTTGAGGCCCGAGAAATGTTATCGATCTCAGAAATCAGTAGAATAATTCATATTTCAAGACAGGGCACGCATAAAAGCATTCAAGGCATGTTATCCCGTGGTTATGTCGAAGCCGTTGAAGTCGAAGGAAATCAGCGTGACAAAAATATTGTCCTCACTCCAAAGGGAATAGAATGCAATAACAGAATGATGATCACCAAAATTGAATTAGAGCAGCAGATCGCTGCCAAGCTAGGAGTAACAAATGTAGAGCTTCTTAAATCTTTGCTAAAAGAAGATTGGCTCTAA
- a CDS encoding DUF2798 domain-containing protein has translation MGRNKKEAFLFTFIMCFLMVLGMSIYNVALMEGWSGTLVKDVIVGYLPAFIVALILDVFVVGKVAKGIAHKLVKENDPMIKKIMFISFFMVTGMVLFMSLYGAVLHVGFSAELPRAYLSAIGKNFIFALPLQIILVGPLTRFIFVKITPAVSA, from the coding sequence ATGGGAAGAAACAAAAAAGAAGCATTTTTATTTACGTTCATCATGTGTTTTTTGATGGTGCTGGGTATGAGTATTTACAATGTAGCACTAATGGAGGGTTGGTCAGGCACGTTAGTTAAGGATGTGATTGTCGGCTACTTGCCTGCATTTATAGTTGCACTCATTCTAGATGTATTTGTTGTAGGCAAGGTTGCGAAGGGGATCGCGCATAAGCTGGTTAAAGAAAATGATCCGATGATCAAAAAAATCATGTTCATATCCTTTTTTATGGTGACAGGAATGGTATTGTTCATGTCCTTGTATGGCGCAGTTCTACATGTTGGATTTTCTGCTGAACTACCAAGAGCTTATCTGTCTGCCATAGGTAAAAATTTTATTTTTGCACTTCCACTGCAAATCATTTTAGTTGGGCCGCTTACACGATTTATTTTTGTGAAAATTACTCCAGCAGTGTCTGCGTAG
- a CDS encoding MerR family transcriptional regulator — protein sequence MSGFVTIDKLSAQFGLTSRTLRHWEAQGLFESKRDSSSGWRIYDEKAILAIRVTSLLRKLDISIKDIGTVLKHMSVQSMYEALSQQAASIHNQKTELMNRQGEIHLFLQWISAHIEEPITNQLLSELNEKSCNPSDGMTKTEEVISMPTINHSTPIHVRFITLPAMRFAYNVAVSTSPEDEAMIPVNEWLEASQLLGTARLFGGNTNPHPSGENKPYGYGFCASIPENVKIPANLKEMRLDGGLYALTESTDDIYGSWQALMGYLDNHPDYQADHDSRLCLEEHIRNDSPKGSGNEYALNLLEPVKKRVHTLA from the coding sequence ATGAGCGGATTTGTTACCATTGATAAGCTTTCTGCGCAATTCGGACTGACGAGTCGGACTCTGCGTCACTGGGAAGCTCAAGGATTGTTTGAAAGTAAGCGGGATAGCAGCTCTGGCTGGCGGATTTATGATGAGAAAGCAATACTCGCCATTCGGGTTACCTCATTATTAAGAAAGCTGGATATTAGCATCAAGGATATTGGAACTGTGCTTAAACATATGTCCGTTCAGTCCATGTACGAAGCGCTCAGCCAGCAAGCGGCTTCTATTCACAATCAAAAAACAGAACTAATGAATAGACAAGGTGAAATCCATCTCTTTTTACAGTGGATATCTGCCCATATCGAGGAACCCATTACAAATCAATTATTATCTGAACTAAACGAAAAGTCATGCAATCCATCGGATGGTATGACTAAAACTGAGGAGGTTATATCTATGCCAACTATTAATCACTCTACCCCTATTCATGTAAGATTCATTACTCTTCCAGCTATGAGATTTGCCTACAATGTTGCGGTTAGTACCTCTCCAGAAGACGAAGCTATGATCCCAGTTAATGAATGGTTGGAAGCTAGTCAACTATTAGGCACAGCACGGCTGTTTGGCGGCAATACGAACCCGCATCCAAGTGGTGAGAATAAACCTTACGGATATGGATTCTGTGCCTCAATACCGGAAAATGTGAAGATACCAGCTAACCTAAAGGAAATGCGGCTCGACGGCGGCCTCTATGCTCTGACAGAAAGCACTGATGATATCTACGGCTCATGGCAAGCCCTAATGGGGTATCTGGATAATCATCCTGATTATCAAGCGGATCACGATTCCAGATTATGTCTGGAGGAGCATATCCGCAACGATAGTCCCAAAGGTAGCGGAAATGAGTATGCCCTAAATCTACTCGAACCTGTAAAAAAGAGAGTTCACACGCTTGCGTAA
- a CDS encoding methyl-accepting chemotaxis protein produces the protein METQKAEMEKRITVSLITQLLQEMNAVESSLAGSSDLEFVQPFKDKQTKLTKELATVDFAADSPAFKELEQLHSQIGEYTGYFDELVKTIEDEQLDPMSVLEQIDELHTKATALSEVMLVTNEKLYTAAAENAEKAQDYSFDLLNLTTSIVAYAAVLVFIFTLVIAVMLIRSFLNPIHKLQLALRKIAEGDLRQQINSPYNDELGSLSHHFDHMVERVREMLQHTQSVASSLATYSHSFQESSSITAHTNQDIVSTIQEISVGAEQQAGQSEQSAGLIQELEREVNEITEYTEVMLATSQTANHNTRKGSESVIALREVSEHSRESVNKVYLALTKLSDQSKDISRITKSITDISNQTNILSLNAAIEAARAGAYGKGFAVIADEVRQLSVQTKESSVHISQIISELQSGMDEFQQYMLVTKGNLEEQDHKVAETLSSFEAIDQSIVEISKQIGQIHDKVDMTQTMNRRLAESVHAVAAIAEETAAGVQEVNASSVQQDHAIRDIARQAIEINEISQNLFKEINIFKIDSDGDDGVSDEGDRDTKHAGTPEAGDTLGDALGDDTLGAGDPPDDSGTPNDGGTPNADASKEGSYLTISA, from the coding sequence ATGGAAACGCAAAAAGCTGAGATGGAAAAACGAATTACCGTGTCATTAATTACGCAGCTGCTGCAGGAAATGAATGCGGTAGAATCTTCGTTAGCGGGTTCGAGTGATTTGGAGTTCGTCCAACCCTTTAAGGACAAGCAAACAAAGCTGACTAAAGAGTTGGCGACGGTGGATTTTGCGGCAGATTCGCCGGCATTTAAAGAGTTAGAACAATTACATAGTCAGATTGGGGAATATACGGGATATTTTGACGAATTGGTAAAGACCATAGAAGATGAGCAGCTCGATCCCATGAGTGTGCTGGAACAAATCGATGAATTACATACGAAGGCTACAGCGTTGAGTGAAGTCATGCTAGTGACTAATGAAAAATTGTATACGGCAGCAGCAGAAAATGCAGAAAAAGCACAGGATTATTCTTTTGATCTGCTTAATCTAACCACCTCTATAGTTGCTTACGCAGCTGTGCTAGTGTTTATTTTCACATTAGTGATTGCGGTTATGCTCATACGTTCCTTCCTGAATCCTATTCATAAACTGCAATTGGCTCTGCGAAAAATTGCCGAAGGAGATTTGCGTCAGCAGATTAACTCACCTTACAACGATGAGTTGGGCAGTTTGAGTCATCATTTTGATCATATGGTGGAGCGGGTCCGGGAAATGCTTCAGCATACCCAGTCAGTAGCCTCTTCGCTGGCAACTTATTCGCATTCTTTTCAAGAATCTTCATCTATAACAGCGCATACGAATCAAGATATCGTAAGCACTATACAGGAAATTTCGGTAGGCGCAGAACAGCAGGCAGGACAATCCGAGCAGAGCGCTGGCCTGATTCAGGAGCTGGAACGTGAAGTGAACGAGATCACGGAGTATACCGAGGTTATGCTGGCTACCAGTCAAACGGCTAATCACAATACTCGTAAAGGATCTGAATCCGTCATCGCCCTCCGGGAGGTGTCTGAGCATTCGCGAGAATCTGTTAATAAAGTATATCTGGCTTTAACCAAACTGAGTGATCAATCAAAGGACATCTCGCGCATCACTAAATCCATAACAGATATTTCTAATCAGACCAATATCCTCTCACTTAACGCAGCAATTGAAGCAGCCCGCGCGGGTGCCTACGGAAAAGGGTTCGCTGTCATCGCTGATGAAGTAAGACAATTATCTGTGCAGACCAAAGAGTCCTCCGTACATATCAGTCAGATTATTAGCGAGCTGCAATCCGGGATGGATGAATTCCAGCAATATATGCTGGTGACCAAAGGAAATCTTGAGGAACAGGATCATAAAGTGGCCGAAACGTTGTCCTCTTTCGAAGCGATTGATCAATCTATTGTGGAGATTAGTAAACAGATTGGGCAAATTCACGACAAAGTGGATATGACTCAGACTATGAACCGTAGACTCGCAGAGTCTGTGCATGCCGTCGCGGCCATCGCCGAGGAAACTGCGGCAGGAGTGCAAGAGGTGAACGCCTCCAGCGTACAGCAGGATCATGCTATCCGTGATATAGCCCGTCAAGCCATTGAGATTAATGAAATTTCGCAGAATTTATTCAAAGAAATCAATATTTTTAAGATTGATTCAGATGGGGACGATGGGGTCAGCGATGAAGGGGACAGGGATACAAAGCATGCTGGCACTCCAGAAGCTGGGGACACATTAGGAGACGCATTAGGAGATGATACATTAGGTGCTGGCGATCCTCCAGATGATAGCGGTACTCCAAATGATGGTGGTACACCAAATGCAGACGCTTCTAAAGAGGGGTCTTATCTGACAATCTCTGCGTAG